A part of Anas acuta chromosome 26, bAnaAcu1.1, whole genome shotgun sequence genomic DNA contains:
- the FAM174C gene encoding protein FAM174C isoform X2: MRLRRARTVPALHSTAPSPSCACTAPSRPAMLRPEPRCLLLLLLLLLLLLLHSGRAATPTTLATPAPLNVTEAPRATAGNGTQPRPGPLPGLGLPVLKRALYVLSALSALAALYFLLRAVRLKKPQRKKYGLLSNYDENIEMASLDSDEDTVFETRNLRR, from the exons ATGCGGCTCCGCCGGGCCCGGACGGTGCCTGCACTGCACAGCACGGCCCCGTCGCCTTCCTGCGCCTGCACCGCTCCGAGCCGCCCGGCCATGCTGCGGCCGGagccccgctgcctcctcctcctcctcctcctcctcctgttgcTGTTGCTACACAGCGGCAGGGCCGCCACCCCGACCACCCTGGCCACCCCGGCCCCGCTCAATGTCACCGAGGCGCCGCGGGCGACTGCCGGTAACGGGACGCAGCCAAGGCCGGGGCCGCTGCCTGGGTTGGGGCTGCCGGTGCTGAAGCGGGCCCTGTACGTGCTCAGCGCCCTGTCCGCGCTGGCTGCGCTCTACTTCCTCCTGCGGGCGGTCCG GTTGAAGAAGCCGCAGCGGAAGAAATACGGCCTCCTGTCGAATTACGATGAGAACATAGAGATGGCTTCGCTCGACAGTGACGAGGACACAGTGTTTGAAACACGGAACCTGAGGCG atga
- the FAM174C gene encoding protein FAM174C isoform X1 produces the protein MRLRRARTVPALHSTAPSPSCACTAPSRPAMLRPEPRCLLLLLLLLLLLLLHSGRAATPTTLATPAPLNVTEAPRATAGNGTQPRPGPLPGLGLPVLKRALYVLSALSALAALYFLLRAVRSRPKGPRELKTNFRLKKPQRKKYGLLSNYDENIEMASLDSDEDTVFETRNLRR, from the exons ATGCGGCTCCGCCGGGCCCGGACGGTGCCTGCACTGCACAGCACGGCCCCGTCGCCTTCCTGCGCCTGCACCGCTCCGAGCCGCCCGGCCATGCTGCGGCCGGagccccgctgcctcctcctcctcctcctcctcctcctgttgcTGTTGCTACACAGCGGCAGGGCCGCCACCCCGACCACCCTGGCCACCCCGGCCCCGCTCAATGTCACCGAGGCGCCGCGGGCGACTGCCGGTAACGGGACGCAGCCAAGGCCGGGGCCGCTGCCTGGGTTGGGGCTGCCGGTGCTGAAGCGGGCCCTGTACGTGCTCAGCGCCCTGTCCGCGCTGGCTGCGCTCTACTTCCTCCTGCGGGCGGTCCG CTCTAGACCAAAGGGACCCAGGGAGCTCAAAACTAATTTCAGGTTGAAGAAGCCGCAGCGGAAGAAATACGGCCTCCTGTCGAATTACGATGAGAACATAGAGATGGCTTCGCTCGACAGTGACGAGGACACAGTGTTTGAAACACGGAACCTGAGGCG atga
- the CIRBP gene encoding cold-inducible RNA-binding protein isoform X1 gives MASDEGKLFVGGLSFDTNEQSLEQVFSKYGQISEVVVVKDRETQRSRGFGFVTFENIDDAKDAMMAMNGKSVDGRQIRVDQAGKSSENRSRGYRGGSSGGRGFFRGGRGRGRGFSRGGGDRGYGGSRFDSRSGGYNGSRDYYNSRSQGGYGDRSSGGSYRDSYDSYGKSWFKWE, from the exons ATGGCATCAGACGAGGGGAAGCTGTTTGTCGGCGGGCTGAGTTTTGACACCAACGAGCAGTCGCTGGAGCAGGTCTTCTCTAAATACGGACAGATCTCCGAAG ttgttgtgGTGAAAGACAGAGAGACTCAAAGATCCAGAGGTTTTGGCTTTGTTACATTTGAAAACATAGATGATGCTAAAGATGCGATGATGGCCATGAACGGAAAG TCTGTAGATGGACGTCAGATCAGAGTTGATCAAGCCGGAAAGTCATCAGAGAACAGATCTCGTGGATACAGAGGGGGTTCTTCTGGGGGCAGAGGCTTTTTCCGGGGTGGCAGAGGTCGGGGCCGTGGCTTCTCCAGAG GAGGTGGAGACAGAGGCTATGGCGGAAGCAGATTTGACTCCAGAAGTGGAGGATATAATGGTTCCAGAGACTACTATAATAGCAG GAGTCAAGGTGGCTATGGTGACAGGTCTTCAGGAGGATCCTACAGAGACAGCTATGACAGTTACGGTAAGTCTTGGTTCAAATGGGAATGA
- the CIRBP gene encoding cold-inducible RNA-binding protein isoform X3, giving the protein MASDEGKLFVGGLSFDTNEQSLEQVFSKYGQISEVVVVKDRETQRSRGFGFVTFENIDDAKDAMMAMNGKSVDGRQIRVDQAGKSSENRSRGYRGGSSGGRGFFRGGRGRGRGFSRGGGDRGYGGSRFDSRSGGYNGSRDYYNSRSQGGYGDRSSGGSYRDSYDSYATHNE; this is encoded by the exons ATGGCATCAGACGAGGGGAAGCTGTTTGTCGGCGGGCTGAGTTTTGACACCAACGAGCAGTCGCTGGAGCAGGTCTTCTCTAAATACGGACAGATCTCCGAAG ttgttgtgGTGAAAGACAGAGAGACTCAAAGATCCAGAGGTTTTGGCTTTGTTACATTTGAAAACATAGATGATGCTAAAGATGCGATGATGGCCATGAACGGAAAG TCTGTAGATGGACGTCAGATCAGAGTTGATCAAGCCGGAAAGTCATCAGAGAACAGATCTCGTGGATACAGAGGGGGTTCTTCTGGGGGCAGAGGCTTTTTCCGGGGTGGCAGAGGTCGGGGCCGTGGCTTCTCCAGAG GAGGTGGAGACAGAGGCTATGGCGGAAGCAGATTTGACTCCAGAAGTGGAGGATATAATGGTTCCAGAGACTACTATAATAGCAG GAGTCAAGGTGGCTATGGTGACAGGTCTTCAGGAGGATCCTACAGAGACAGCTATGACAGTTACG CTACACACAACGAGTAA
- the CIRBP gene encoding cold-inducible RNA-binding protein isoform X4 — MASDEGKLFVGGLSFDTNEQSLEQVFSKYGQISEVVVVKDRETQRSRGFGFVTFENIDDAKDAMMAMNGKSVDGRQIRVDQAGKSSENRSRGYRGGSSGGRGFFRGGRGRGRGFSRGGGDRGYGGSRFDSRSGGYNGSRDYYNSSRSQGGYGDRSSGGSYRDSYDSYGKSWFKWE, encoded by the exons ATGGCATCAGACGAGGGGAAGCTGTTTGTCGGCGGGCTGAGTTTTGACACCAACGAGCAGTCGCTGGAGCAGGTCTTCTCTAAATACGGACAGATCTCCGAAG ttgttgtgGTGAAAGACAGAGAGACTCAAAGATCCAGAGGTTTTGGCTTTGTTACATTTGAAAACATAGATGATGCTAAAGATGCGATGATGGCCATGAACGGAAAG TCTGTAGATGGACGTCAGATCAGAGTTGATCAAGCCGGAAAGTCATCAGAGAACAGATCTCGTGGATACAGAGGGGGTTCTTCTGGGGGCAGAGGCTTTTTCCGGGGTGGCAGAGGTCGGGGCCGTGGCTTCTCCAGAG GAGGTGGAGACAGAGGCTATGGCGGAAGCAGATTTGACTCCAGAAGTGGAGGATATAATGGTTCCAGAGACTACTATAATAGCAG CAGGAGTCAAGGTGGCTATGGTGACAGGTCTTCAGGAGGATCCTACAGAGACAGCTATGACAGTTACGGTAAGTCTTGGTTCAAATGGGAATGA
- the CIRBP gene encoding cold-inducible RNA-binding protein isoform X2 has protein sequence MASDEGKLFVGGLSFDTNEQSLEQVFSKYGQISEVVVVKDRETQRSRGFGFVTFENIDDAKDAMMAMNGKSVDGRQIRVDQAGKSSENRSRGYRGGSSGGRGFFRGGRGRGRGFSRGGGDRGYGGSRFDSRSGGYNGSRDYYNSSRSQGGYGDRSSGGSYRDSYDSYATHNE, from the exons ATGGCATCAGACGAGGGGAAGCTGTTTGTCGGCGGGCTGAGTTTTGACACCAACGAGCAGTCGCTGGAGCAGGTCTTCTCTAAATACGGACAGATCTCCGAAG ttgttgtgGTGAAAGACAGAGAGACTCAAAGATCCAGAGGTTTTGGCTTTGTTACATTTGAAAACATAGATGATGCTAAAGATGCGATGATGGCCATGAACGGAAAG TCTGTAGATGGACGTCAGATCAGAGTTGATCAAGCCGGAAAGTCATCAGAGAACAGATCTCGTGGATACAGAGGGGGTTCTTCTGGGGGCAGAGGCTTTTTCCGGGGTGGCAGAGGTCGGGGCCGTGGCTTCTCCAGAG GAGGTGGAGACAGAGGCTATGGCGGAAGCAGATTTGACTCCAGAAGTGGAGGATATAATGGTTCCAGAGACTACTATAATAGCAG CAGGAGTCAAGGTGGCTATGGTGACAGGTCTTCAGGAGGATCCTACAGAGACAGCTATGACAGTTACG CTACACACAACGAGTAA